The Phoenix dactylifera cultivar Barhee BC4 chromosome 9, palm_55x_up_171113_PBpolish2nd_filt_p, whole genome shotgun sequence genome window below encodes:
- the LOC103717032 gene encoding uncharacterized protein LOC103717032, with protein MADLHPPEAPANGGGPVEILVPCPGSKRQRRPSVRLGEIGDQPAAIPYEPYFRRMKHWKLPSDDHKPRAHPLKDPTKHTSKTRPLTTLAPDGDALDALPAADDHVLLPVDENLDPFASGIRRGSRDGKAWRGGGVRRARSSWILKVDEGNDGADLKSSGGEDAGDEGYREGSESPDRRAAARVRVSESRDGGPLAEGDLPSETDNRDWNNQNGWCRSVEDGGVRSWLNGLGLGRYAPVFEIHEVDDEVLPMLTLEDLKDMGINAVGSRRKMYCSIQKLRKKAM; from the coding sequence ATGGCGGATCTCCACCCGCCGGAGGCCCCGGCGAATGGCGGCGGCCCGGTGGAAATCCTCGTCCCCTGCCCGGGCTCCAAGCGGCAGCGCCGCCCCAGCGTCCGCCTCGGCGAGATCGGCGACCAGCCTGCCGCAATCCCCTACGAGCCCTACTTCCGCCGCATGAAGCACTGGAAGCTCCCTTCCGACGACCACAAGCCCCGGGCTCACCCCCTCAAAGACCCCACCAAGCACACCTCCAAGACCCGCCCCCTCACCACCCTCGCCCCCGACGGCGACGCCCTCGACGCCCTCCCGGCCGCCGATGACCACGTCCTCCTCCCCGTCGACGAGAACCTCGACCCCTTCGCCTCCGGGATCCGGCGGGGGAGTCGCGACGGGAAGGCGTGGCGGGGCGGCGGAGTGAGGCGGGCGAGGTCGAGCTGGATCCTGAAGGTCGACGAGGGCAACGACGGCGCCGACTTGAAATcgagcggcggggaggacgcCGGCGACGAGGGCTACAGGGAGGGTTCAGAGAGTCCTGATAGGCGGGCGGcagctagggttagggtttcggaGAGCCGGGATGGTGGTCCTTTGGCTGAGGGTGATTTGCCGTCGGAGACGGATAATAGGGATTGGAACAATCAGAACGGGTGGTGCCGGTCAGTCGAGGATGGTGGCGTCCGATCGTGGCTCAATGGGTTGGGGCTGGGCCGGTACGCTCCGGTGTTTGAGATCCATGAGGTGGATGATGAGGTGCTGCCAATGCTGACTCTGGAGGATCTGAAGGACATGGGGATTAATGCAGTCGGGTCGAGGAGGAAGATGTACTGTTCTATCCAGAAGCTCAGGAAGAAGGCCATGTGA